The window AGTCCACCGCGCTTCATCGCGGCGTTCTCGGCGGGCAGTCCGAACGCGTCCCAACCGAACGGGTGCAGCACCTCGAAGCCCTGCATCCGCTTCATGCGCGCGAGCACGTCGCCCATCACATAGTTGCGCGCGTGGCCCACCGTCAGGTTGCCGGAAGGGTACGGGTACATGACCAGGTCGTAGTACTTCGGTTTCGGTGATCCGTCCGACGCCTTCATCACCCCGCGGTCGGCCCACACCTTCTGCCATTTCGGCTCGAGGTCCTGAGGGATGTACGCGCTACGCCTGGGCCCGCTCATGCTGAGGTTTGAATTTTAGGGGCGCGAGTTCGTGGCCCACGATCGCGGCCAGCACCAGCACGGCGCCCGCGGCCTGCACCGGGCCGAAACGCTGGCCGGCCAACAGGACCGCGGCCACCACGGCCCACGCCGGTTCGGTGGCCAGAATCAGCGCCGTCCGGCTCGCGTCGATGTGCGCCTGGGCCCAGGTCTGGATGTAGAAGGCCAGCGCCGAAGCGAACACGCCGGTGATCAGGATCGCCGCCCACACGCCGCCGCTCGGAGGCCCCAGCGACCACGACCCCGCGGCGCTGAAGATCAGCGCTGAGCTTCCCATCTGCACCATCGCCAGCGGCGCCGCGGGCAGGCTGGGCGACCAGTGACTCAGCAGGACGATGTGCAGCGCGAACAGGACGGCGCAGGCAAGGACCAGGATCTCGCCGATGCCCATGCCCGACGGCCCGCCCGTGAGCATCACGATCCCGGCCAGCGAGCCCAGGACCGCGCACCACGTCCACCAGTGCACCGGCGCGCCGAAGAAGCGGTTGATGAGCGGCGTGAACACTACGAACAGCCCGGTTATCAAGCCAGCGTTGCCCGGGCTGGTGGCGGCCAGGCCCACCGTCTGGGTGACGTAACCGCCCGCCAGCACCGCGCCCGCGACCAGGCCCACCCACAGCTCGCGGCGCGTCGGCAGCCGGCGGACCAGCGCCACCATGACGATCAGCGCGAGGGCGAAGCGAAGCTGCAGGAACGGCAGGGTCGGGTACTGTGTGATGGCGTCCTTGACCAGGACGAACGTCCAGCCCCAGACGGCAGTGACCATGACCAAGAGAAGGACGTAGATCAAAGGACGATCAATGGAACGACTTTGGGCGCCCTGGCGCATGCGGTACGTCACCGACGAGCCGAGACCCGGCTGCCTGTTCTGCCGTGTCATCGAGCATCCCGACGACCGGGATGCCGAGCTCGTCCTGTGGCGGCCTGAAGGCGCGCTCGTGATGTTGAACAAATTCCCTTACAACGCCGGCCACGCGATGGTCGCGCCGGTCGCGCACAGAGGCGGCCTCGAAGACCTCGACGACGCGCAGACGGCCGCCCTCATGGGTGCGGTGAGGCGGACGATCACGGTTCTCAAGGCGGAGTTGAATCCCGAAGGCTTCAACGTCGGGGCCAACATCGGCCGGGTCGCCGGGGCGGGAATGCCCGACCACGTCCACCTTCACGTCGTTCCGCGCTGGAACGGCGACACCAACTTCATGCCTGTGGTGGGCGACGTCAAAGTCGTCAACGAGCACCTGCTGCAGACCGCGGCGAAGCTGCGGAAAGCTTTCGCAGCCAGCTGACGCGGCCGCCGACAATCGTCGCCACCACGTCCCCGCCATCGACGACCGTCATGTCGCACAGCTTCCCCGGTCGCAACGTGCCCAGGTCCTTTTCCATTCCGACGGCATACGCCGCGCCGGACGTGTAGGCGCGCAGCGCCGCGGCGCGAGACAGCGCCAGCTCCGGATGCCAGGCCGCGCGGCGCCGCCACCCGGTCGCGGCGTCGATGCCGGCCAGCGGGTCGGCCGTCTCCACCGGCGCATCGGAGCCGAACGCCAATCGCGCACCCGCGCGATCGAGCGCGCCCCACGCGTACGAATGCCCGGTGACGCGCGGCCACATCGCGTCGGCGAGATCACGGTCCGCCACCGCGTGGACCGGCTGCATCGAGGCGATTACTCCGTACCGCGCAAAGCGACGCATGTCCTTTGGATCGACGCACTGGGCATGCTCGATGCGCGGCCGCCATCGGCGCCACGCATCGCGGTGTGGCGCCAGCGCGTCGAGCGCCCTCCGCACCGCTCCATCTCCGATGGCGTGGAGGCAGACGTTGAGCTCGGCGCGGGCGCATCGGTCGACCAGATCGACCAGCTCCGCCTGCTCTAAACGAGAGTTGCCGCCGCCGTCGAGCATCTCCGCGGTGCGGCTGCCGAGCGATCCATCGAGGAACGCCTTGACACCCCACAGGCGCAGCCACTGGTCGCCCCAACCCGAGCGGACGCCCAGCCGCTCGGCCCCGGCCAGGTCGGCAGCCGGAAGGTTGTACGTGACGCGGACCGGCAGCGAGCCGCGTCCGCCGAGCCGCTGCAGGGAGCCGAACCCCCGCGCGCTGTCCATCGAATGGACCGACGTCAAGCCCAGCCGCGCCAGGCCGGCCAGCGCCCGGGCCATCGCCGCGTCGAATTCCGCCTCCCCCGCCCGCGGCACGATGCCGGCGACCAGCTGCATCCCCGTCTCCCGCAGGATGCCGGTCGGTTCACCCAGCTCGTCGTGGTCGATGACGCCGGCCGGCGGGTCGACCGATCCGCGGCCGATGCCCGCCAGCCGGAGCGCCGAGCTCGAAACCCACGCGGAGTGGCCGTCCTTGCGCCGCAGGTAGGCCGGACGTCCGCCCGCTGCCTGATCCAGGTGCTCGCGGGTCGGAAAAGCCGGGTCGGACCACGCGTCGTTGTCCCAGCCGGCACCCACCACCCACCCGTCTTTGGGCAGGCGTGCGGCCCGCCGTGCCACCCGCGCCAGCACCTCTTTCAGGCTTGGCGCGCCGCCCAGCTCGACGTTCAAGTTCCGCTCGGCGAGGCCTTCCAGGTGGATGTGAGTGTCGATCAGGCCCGGCCAGGCGCGCCCGCGCAGGCGCACCACCTCGGCACCACGGCCGGCGGCGGCGCGGGCGCCGGGTCCCACGGCCAGGATCCTGCCGTCAACCCCGGCCGCGACCGCCGGCTCGCAGCCCGCAAACAGCACGGCCCGCATCTTCAGGAGCCGCCGCGAAATCGCGGCTTGCGCCGGGCTCTCACAGGCCGTACGTCTTGGCGATGATCTCCTTCATGATCTCGTCGGTCCCGGCCCCGATCCTCGCGAGGCGAGCGTCGCGCCAGGCACGCTCGACCGGAAACTCGCGCATGTAGCCGTGCCCGCCCAGGATCTGAATCGCCTCGTCCGCCACCTCGCACGCGGCCTGCGTCGCCAGCAGCTTGGCCTGTGAGATCTCGCGCACCGGGTACTCGCCCTGGTTCCACTGCTGCGCCGTCTGGTAGACGAACGATTGCACCGCGGCGATCTTCGTCCCCATGTCGACGAGCTTGTGCTTGATCACCTGGAACTGTGAGATCGGCTGGCCGAACGCCTGCCGGTTGCGCGCGTACTCCATGGTGTACTCGAACACCCGGGTGGCGCCCGCGATCGCGCCCGCGGCCGCGATCATCCGCTCGCCCTGCAGCTCCCACATCAGGTTCTTGAAGCCGTCGCCCTCGTCCCCGATCAGGTTGGCGGCGGGGACGCGGCAGTCTTCGAACAGCAGCTCGGCGGTGTCCGACGAGTGCATCCCGAGCTTCTGCAGCGTGCGGGTCACCTCGAACCCGGGCGTGCCCTTCTCGACGACCAAGAGGTTGTAGCCCTTGTGGCCGCGCTCGCGGGCGGTTTTGGTCACCACCAGCGCCCAGTCGCAGCGAGCGCCGTTGGTGATGAAGATCTTGCGGCCGTTGACGACGTAGTGGTCGCCGTCGCGGCGGGCCACCGTGGTGATGCCCGCCACGTCCGAGCCGGCGTCGGGCTCGGTGATGGCCAGCGCCGCGATCTGCTCGCCCCGGACGGCGGGGACGAGCCACCTTCGCTTCTGCTCCTCGGTCCCGAACCTGAAAACCGGCGGCGTCGCCATCTCCGCCTGGACGGCGACCGCCATGCCCAGGCCGCCGCATCCCGCCCTGGCCATCTCCTCCGAGAGCACGACCGCCGAGAAGTAGTCGCCGCCTTGCCCGCCGTACTCGGGCGGGTAGCGCAGGCCGAGAAAGCCCAGCTCGCCAAACCGTCTGAAGATGGCGTCCGGGAAGGTCTTCTCCTCCCACTCCTCGAGGTGCGGCTGGACCTCTTTCTCGAGGAACTTGCGAATGTGCAGCCGGAGCTCCTCGTGGTCGTCCGTGAAGTACATCGGGATCGAGTTTAGGCGCGGTTGCGGTTTACGGGGTCACGTCCCTGGATTGAACCCCCGCCGCCGACCCTGTCCTGCCTTGCGGTATGATTCCCCAGGCTTGGTCGGGCGCGCGCCCAGCGCACTTCGGCCGAAGCCTTGGACCCACTTATAAATCACGCGTGTCTGGGAGTTGGATTGGGCTCTGTAATCAAGAAGCGGCGCAAGAAGATGCGCAAGCACAAGCACAAGAAAATGCTGAAGAAGACTCGTTGGCAGCGCCGGGCGCACGCCTAGGTTAGGCAGGCCATGGGCTGGATCGTGCTTGCGATCGCCGTTGTCGTCGTCATCTGGCTCGTCCTCACCTACAACGGGTTGGTGGCGGCCAAGAACCGGACCCAGGAAGCCTGGTCCGAGATCGACGTCGAGCTGAAGCGCCGCCACGACCTCATCCCCAACCTGGTCAACACCGTGCAGGGCTACATCGGCCACGAACGTGGAACGCTCGAGGCCGTGACCAACGCCCGCGCCAACGCCGTCGCCGCCGGCGCCACTGGCGATGCGACCAAGATCGGACAGGCCGAGAACGTGCTCAGCCAGAGCCTCCGCAGCCTGTTCGCGGTCTCGGAGAACTACCCCGACCTCAAGGCGATCTCCGCCTTCACCAACCTTCAGGAGACCCTGACCGCCACCGAGGACAAGATCGAGTTCTCGCGCCGCTTCTACAACGGCAACGTGCGTGACTACAACATCAAGCTGCAGACCCTCCCGACGTCGCTGATCGCCGGCGCCCTCGGCTTCAAGGCGTTCGGCTTCTTCCAGGCCGACGACGGCGACCGCGCGGTGCCGCAGGTCAGCTTCGGCACCCTGCCCACCTCGGGTCCCCCGTCGCCAGGCTCGTCGGCTCCGCCGGCCGCCGGA of the bacterium genome contains:
- a CDS encoding LemA family protein, with the protein product MGWIVLAIAVVVVIWLVLTYNGLVAAKNRTQEAWSEIDVELKRRHDLIPNLVNTVQGYIGHERGTLEAVTNARANAVAAGATGDATKIGQAENVLSQSLRSLFAVSENYPDLKAISAFTNLQETLTATEDKIEFSRRFYNGNVRDYNIKLQTLPTSLIAGALGFKAFGFFQADDGDRAVPQVSFGTLPTSGPPSPGSSAPPAAGSSGPPVQS
- a CDS encoding DMT family transporter — protein: MTRQNRQPGLGSSVTYRMRQGAQSRSIDRPLIYVLLLVMVTAVWGWTFVLVKDAITQYPTLPFLQLRFALALIVMVALVRRLPTRRELWVGLVAGAVLAGGYVTQTVGLAATSPGNAGLITGLFVVFTPLINRFFGAPVHWWTWCAVLGSLAGIVMLTGGPSGMGIGEILVLACAVLFALHIVLLSHWSPSLPAAPLAMVQMGSSALIFSAAGSWSLGPPSGGVWAAILITGVFASALAFYIQTWAQAHIDASRTALILATEPAWAVVAAVLLAGQRFGPVQAAGAVLVLAAIVGHELAPLKFKPQHERAQA
- a CDS encoding AURKAIP1/COX24 domain-containing protein; this encodes MGSVIKKRRKKMRKHKHKKMLKKTRWQRRAHA
- a CDS encoding amidohydrolase is translated as MRAVLFAGCEPAVAAGVDGRILAVGPGARAAAGRGAEVVRLRGRAWPGLIDTHIHLEGLAERNLNVELGGAPSLKEVLARVARRAARLPKDGWVVGAGWDNDAWSDPAFPTREHLDQAAGGRPAYLRRKDGHSAWVSSSALRLAGIGRGSVDPPAGVIDHDELGEPTGILRETGMQLVAGIVPRAGEAEFDAAMARALAGLARLGLTSVHSMDSARGFGSLQRLGGRGSLPVRVTYNLPAADLAGAERLGVRSGWGDQWLRLWGVKAFLDGSLGSRTAEMLDGGGNSRLEQAELVDLVDRCARAELNVCLHAIGDGAVRRALDALAPHRDAWRRWRPRIEHAQCVDPKDMRRFARYGVIASMQPVHAVADRDLADAMWPRVTGHSYAWGALDRAGARLAFGSDAPVETADPLAGIDAATGWRRRAAWHPELALSRAAALRAYTSGAAYAVGMEKDLGTLRPGKLCDMTVVDGGDVVATIVGGRVSWLRKLSAASPRSAAGAR
- a CDS encoding HIT domain-containing protein, producing MERLWAPWRMRYVTDEPRPGCLFCRVIEHPDDRDAELVLWRPEGALVMLNKFPYNAGHAMVAPVAHRGGLEDLDDAQTAALMGAVRRTITVLKAELNPEGFNVGANIGRVAGAGMPDHVHLHVVPRWNGDTNFMPVVGDVKVVNEHLLQTAAKLRKAFAAS
- a CDS encoding acyl-CoA dehydrogenase, with translation MYFTDDHEELRLHIRKFLEKEVQPHLEEWEEKTFPDAIFRRFGELGFLGLRYPPEYGGQGGDYFSAVVLSEEMARAGCGGLGMAVAVQAEMATPPVFRFGTEEQKRRWLVPAVRGEQIAALAITEPDAGSDVAGITTVARRDGDHYVVNGRKIFITNGARCDWALVVTKTARERGHKGYNLLVVEKGTPGFEVTRTLQKLGMHSSDTAELLFEDCRVPAANLIGDEGDGFKNLMWELQGERMIAAAGAIAGATRVFEYTMEYARNRQAFGQPISQFQVIKHKLVDMGTKIAAVQSFVYQTAQQWNQGEYPVREISQAKLLATQAACEVADEAIQILGGHGYMREFPVERAWRDARLARIGAGTDEIMKEIIAKTYGL